TAAACATAGAGCTGATATTATCTACAAGAATACAAATTTCAGATCATCTGCAAACACTTAGATATGATTTATCTGTAAATGATACAGATACTCAGACGAAATATAAAACAGTCTGGTACTTTTATTAAATGTACCTCATACATATTTCAATCCAAGTGCAGATCATGATAAATTATAATGATACATCGATGAAACACACGTCTTGATGACGTCTCCTGAATTGAGAGAGTTGTATTTATTTCTTTGCCAAATGGTTTATTGCATTGTGAAGGAACAAGTGAAAATGCTAACTCGGGTCTCTAAGATAGCTTTATTCTACATctatgttgctcagactcttcaaaaataacGTCAGTGTGTGTCATGTCCTCCAAATATTCATTAACATTTTTGAATGATCGGAGCAACATAACATACCTTAACAAAAAATTGAGGAATACCATGTTCTTGCATTATTCCTTTAACAGTTGGGAACAGGGCAAATGCCATGAATTTTCTCAGTCTGGCTCCCTGCTCCTCTACTATACGTTATAATAGAGTGTGCAGTTTCTTGTGAAAAAAATTGAGCAGCGTACTTAATTCAAAGAAAGTCCGGCTGGCCTGTGGATGTCAAGCAACGATGCCACATGCGGCTGTTAGGGTCCACAACCTTGGGTTGAGCAATGACTTCTGGAATTGGAAAGTACACATAGTGAGTATTGCATATACCAACTGTGATCCCGCTATATCCAGCAAACGCACCATGAACCTATCAAATGCCCGAGCATTagtttaattttcaaatatctcaacaatAGGaataaatttgtcttttgtaaACCAGCAAGCATCAAGAATATCTTATAAGTAGTAAGTGAGGTTGAGAGACTTACTGCATTTTGACCTAGTACAGTGCAGAGAATTCCATCTGATGCATTTGCACGGCATGCACGGATCATGTATGTAGGATCGATGTATTTTACATCAGTCGTAACCCCAATCTCCTTGAAGTACTTTTTGATCTATAAGAAAGCAAGCATATCGTCATAAATTTTCTTGATAAAAGGAGGAACACACACATGGGAACTTCTCAAATTGATCAACAGGACATTATATTGCTTTCCCTCAGTAGTCGGAGGAGAAAGCATAGATATGGGGATGATGGAAACTGGAAACAAAATGAACTACGAACAATATGCGAGTTGGAAACATCTAAATGATTTTGTACACATTTAAAACCGGTCCACATGCAAAACTAGTCAAGCACACATTTTGTAACAATCCCATAAATGTGCAGCTTGCCATCCACAAACCTGTTGTTGTATATGAACACCAATATCTCCAAGTACAGTATTTCCAGATGCATCCTTTGCATTGGTTTTCTCGAGGAAATCCTACAAGAAGGTTGAGTAAGATAACaatagaataataaaaagatCCAGAAGTGATGCCTTCTGTTTTCAGTGCAAAAATGAACTACAAATGACAAAACACAGACAAACTCGGAAACATCTAAATGATTTTTTAAGACTTTAAGGACTATTATTTTGACAAAACGAAATCAATAAAAGAgtaaaaagtaaagaaaaaattGTATACAGTGACCATCTAGTAGATAATATTTCAAATGCTGATAGTCTGCAATGTTCAATCTTCCAAGTACCATAATTAAAACTTCATTTTCGGTAGTAACTAATATTTTTTCAGTCTTTTTGGACTGTTAAATTAGTAGAGAGAATTTAATTATGCTCGAATGGTTGTGTTATCGTTAGAATCTATTTATTATAAACATCTAATCAATACACAAACAACAATTACAATGCATCATTTATGGCTCAGCTATATGATCTTTGATATCCACTCTGCACCATTTGGCCCCTCATTCGAGTACATAATTGGTTGATTAAGATAAACAAGAGGCTCTCTAACACTAtatattcttttcatttttactGACATAGAAATCTTTTAAACAAATCTCTAAACAGATTAACAAGCCTCAGGAAAGCACCAGACATAATGTGAGTTCGCCAACATCTCTACGTGCACCGGGTGTTTACGCCAGACCAATGGATGCATGACTTGTGCTTGAATATATACAACTACCACTTAATCATGGTTAATTAATGTATATAATTACTTCATTATATCACTTAACCATAGTAAGTTGCATTTCTTTGGTGTAAACACCCGGTGTGGATAAGCTTTTACCCATGACTAAGCCTCAGTATCAATTAAGGGACATCTCCGATATAAATGTTTTCCTTTCACTATGTTCTAGTTTTCTCTAAATCCACATAGATTCCGACAATTAGTAAGTCTGATACAACTTCCTTCTCATGTGATTTGGGTCTACctcatctcttttttttaaatcttcAATGATTATAGTACCACCTACAGATCGATGCATTTTAAGGCCCACGTAGAACATGATTAGACCATCTCAGCAGACTTTTTCTCATTATCCTCTATGGCGTGTATCTCGGTGAGATGTGATCATTTCTGAATCCTATTAACAtttagagtattttttaaagatGTTGATCTGCAGATAACTTTGTAATCAATAATAgataagagaaagaataggaCATAATGTTATAGACAAGACAGAAAAATTTTGTTTGCCAAATACACACGACCAGATATATAACAAATATTACTTAATTTATGTCCAAATGCAACAGAGACAAGAAAGTACAATAGTACTAACCTGCCCTGCCCCCTCAGCTACACAAATCACGGCTGATCCCTTTGTCTCAAGCAGATATTTTAGATGTTGCAACACACCATGAGGCCCATGCAGATTAAATGACACCTAGATCAAATAGACACGATCTTGTTGAGAAAGTCCTTAAAAATAACCAattatatataacaactgaTAGAGATTAGACTAACCTCTGGAATCAAGCATATGTCTATCTGTCCACTAGCTAGCGATGCGTGCATAGCTATAAATCCACTGCTACGACCCATTAACTTCACAATTCCGATACCATGATATGCACTGTGTGCCTACAGAAAAAAAAGTCTTTAAGATATAGTAAATAGATTTCAGGGAAGGGTTACGATGCATGATTGCTTCAGTTGATGGAAACATAAATGAGCAATCTTTTATCTACAGATACCGTGAGATACCTTCTGGAGGAATAAACTTTGAAACATTAAAGGGGAAAGAAGCAAGGGGATGCAAAACTTATAGCAGGAGTGTAAAGTAGTACCTCAATATAAGCAGAATTAATGGCTCTCTGTGCTTCTTCAACAGCAGTATCAAAACCAAATGTTTTGTCCATAAGCATAATATCATTGTCTATAGTTTTTGGCACACCAACTACAGCTACCTGCATACGTCTTCTACGGCACTGCACATCAAGTACACAAAAGCAAATTATACTTCCTAAGTGACATCATTACTCCAAAGTTATACCATTGGAGTCCACTGAGTTTATATATTTCCGCATGGAGGGAAGAAAAGATGCACATGTATTAATCTGTTATGATTTTTTCCAATTTGATGTGAGCCCATAATATTTATTAGCACAAGGCATATCTAGATCTCCATTATTCGTCTAATGAGAGGAGACTAGAGAAAATCATGTATTCaagaaaagtcatttttttacACAGTTTCCGGCTACACACCCTTTCCTAGTTAAGATTAACATAATCCAAACTTAACAAATATAGAGGCCACAATTGACAACCTCATCATGAATTGCGTTTGCACCAGCATGTGTACCATTTCCACCTACCACAAAGAGCATGTTTATTCCTCTTTCCTGAAATTAAGACAAGAAGTGAATCTTAGATAAAGCCAGCACAATAATTCTAGTGTAAGTAAACTAAAAGTCAGTCATGGACCTGAATGCTATCCACAATGTCAGAAACTTTAGGTCCTCCACGTGATACGCCTAGCAAGCTTCCACCAGAAAGATGAATATTTTGAACCACTTTCCTGGACAACTGGTAACAACTCATACTACGATTAATTACttaaatatttgtttatgtTAAGAGAAGTATATTTTTCCTAAAAATCAAGACTTTATCCAGAATTATCATGAAAGATTAAGCCTTTTGCACCTTAAGTCTAACCAACACCAATAACCAATACAAGGAGAATATGCATAGGGAGTAATAAGGAGCAACTTACTGGCATTTCAGCTAAATCTAAGTTTGAAAACCCACGGTATCCAAATGGAATCCCCACAATTTGCTTCACACCATATATCTCAAGAGTGATAACTATCTGCATTCATTAGAAATAAGTAGACAACACATCAATGTTGTACATTGAAATAACAtgactgattttttttttttaaaagtagaaTATGTTAAGACCTGTCGAATAACGTCATTAAGACCTGGGCatagtccaccacaggttacaATTGCTGCTTTCACCTCCTCTggtttgaaatatattttctctCGAGGACCAGCACGATGAACCCTAAACAAAATCAATGACATATTTACAACCTATAAGGTCAACGAGCTATGCATTTCGAACTAAATTCCTTTATTAAAATCACTTTATATTGCGCCAGAGTTGAAATTCTTGGTAAGACTATCAAACTTCTACTAGTTGATGTTCAATACATCTAAAGACACAATCACTTTCAAGAAGgaagcaatttttttttagttctgtaagattttattttataaatagacATTAAAAACTTTCTGGAGACATTCAATAAAGcctaatattttctttttgcttAAAGGATTCTTAGCTCCTTAGTTTTGATAAGAAAAAAGGAGTCTTAGATCCTTAGCATCGTATCAGAACGATCGACGCACAGGTGCAGCTTAGCATTGAGGCTGCGTAGTATAGgccacattttattttatttttgagaatttcTAGTAGAGGTCACATTTACATAAACCCTTTCCATGTAACTTGTTGCTACATAAAACTATAAAGAAGCTTACCATTGCTCTACCCATGTACAATCGGGATCAATGCACTCAGCACCAGCAGAAGTCAGAGAGGAATAATTAATAGTCTGAAAAATAACAGAACTTTGCATGAATGCATTGACAGGAAATAATTAAAAACGCAACACAATGAAAAGCATGTGTGTGTTTATTCATACAACAAGAAACTAGCAGCTTAATCTGTTTTCTGTTTTCCCATAGAGGTCGATACTCTTCTTCAACAAAAATAAATCTATAGGTTATTTAATGTATTCTGTTCGATCTTTAACGACAAAGAGTCCTCTTGCTATCATAAGATACATTGACTCTCAAAGACAAGACAAGTATACAAACATATTGTTTTTTCGCCAGCTTATGTTGCAACCCGTCTATACTCACCAAGGAATGTACTCTGAGCTCTGAATCAAAGGAAAACATAGAAAAATGTACTTGCAACTTCAAAATTGGACTTTGGCTTATGAACTTTTTCTTTCAATCAAAACCCATCCATACGAGACATGGAACTTCATTCTGCCTAGAAAGTTTGAAATTGCCATCTATCGGAGGTTTTACTTTAACAACTACTATGCGTCaatcatgaccttagatagaaagaagtggaggtcgcggattagggtagaaggctagtagagATAAAATGGTGTCTGCTGTGTGTCGGTTTagggtggtcgtaggtctaggcgcgcctttatagttgtgttgtaaaatttgcatgcttttctttttttgccattatgctatatatattgtttttctctcttgcttgagactgtgacttttgagccgagggtctttcggaagtGGTAAGGTCTatgtacatcctaccctccctgaccccacttgtgggatttcactgggtatgttgttgttgttgttgtatgtgtCAATGCCAGGATGGTTGGGGATTGCTACTCCAAAACAGTGCCTGAGTTATTTATCTAATTCAATAGAGAAAAAAGGTTCCTAATCCTAGAAGCAAATTTCTCAATCTTTACCAAATTAAACACTACATAAAACCATAATTAATAAAAGGCAAAGGTTTTCCACATCTAGATTGAAGAAATACGTAGAAATTTGAGACACCAGGGCTGAATGGTACGCATATCTGACAATAATTAAGCATAAAATAAGCTTTATAACGATTCTGAACAAATTTTTTACTCGCAGATCACATGGGAGTGCAAACTCAAGCGAGAATCTTATTATGTTTTGCAAGATTTTAGAAGTGAAAGCAGTCCATTTTTGACATCAAATTCATCAGTGCTAGAGATTTTAACCTTTTGCCACTATAATCGATGGGCAACGGGCAATCAGTGTGTGACAAGCTACGCTAAACTATAAGGAAACAAGCTTACTTTAAGAAGTACTCTGTCATTGTTATTGATGTATCCATGCCATTCTTCATCTGAAGGATAACCTTGTGCAAAATCCTCAGTGATAGGAGTTCTGTAACACAATCATTCTGCTAAAGTTAGTAATAGTATTGCTATCAAACAAGTATTTCTTTCATCGTACAAATATTGAATATTATCTGAAGTATCTCTTGGCCAAATTTAACCACCAAACCCGCTAGGCGACTACATTTCAACAAATTATACATGAAAAGAGTtgtttcatcaaaatttcaatttgagaaATGGAACCATTGTAAATCAAGCAAAAAGttagttgatacataacatagtTCATTACAAAAGTAGATATAACTCCAAACTTTGAATTCAATGAGAGCAGCTAACAACATGGCATTATTATCAATTCTACAAGCAAATCAAGCCATTTATAAGTCATTTCAACATAGTAAAATGAGAAAAGATAACTAAAAGAACAGAGGTATAGACAATTCACAATAGCAAAAtttataaaagaagaaatagcacaaaaaaaatcaaattctcTTTTGGAAAATATGTACAATTTAAACTATAaagattgtatatatttttttatttgctgAAAATTTAAGCCATGCATATGCCATTTATTCTCAAAAAAACTCAATAATCCCCcgtttcaaaataagtgtcattttagccaaaagaaaataaaaataagattgtCCCAAAATGTGTGGAATTCAACACTCTTTGTCTCAATATATGTGACACTTTTATGTAGTCTATAACACTTTTGTATATTtggaaataatttaactttaaagttaCCATATTAcccttaatgaaataatttataatcaatCATGTAAATGGTATATGAATGTTTTTAGGCTACAAATTTCAAGTGTTTACTTTCGTTCTTATAACAAATCAAAGGGTGCGACGTAAATTAACACCGAGGAAGTATGTTATATCAATTATGCTCCTGTATAATTTCTTCTCGTTAATAGTACTCAATTCTAGAAAAACGTAAATAAACAGGGATAATTTAGTAAACTACACATTTGGGTATATTATTTTTGGCGTGAAATGAGCAAAAGTAATACTACTTATTTTGAGACGTGAgtacaataaacaacaaaattactatctcagaaaaatatttattgtcatattactcaataaaaataaaattaattaaatttttcttattttacatcctacaattaatatgacgTTTTAAATATCAATACTAGCTATTTCTATACTTGTATATTGCATTTATATAAACAAATTGCGAAATGATAAAATATTCCAATGTATATGGGACGGAGGTAGCAGAAGAAGTAAGAGAAAATTAAAACAGAGTATTATGAGGAGAAGTACCTCATTTTGAGACAGAAAGTGGAAGGATACGAAACGGAGTAGGGAAATACATCAGTAATGTGAGGAGTATTGAAACGAGCTTCGAATTCTCTCTGATACTTTATTTTCCAATTCGGATCGCTGAAATCAATTTTGTTAGAGACGACGGCATTACTTGCTTGCGCTACAACTCTCATTCTCATTTTCCGGTAAGCTACTGGTGTAAACTTTATCGACTTAATAGAGCCGATGAGCAGCTCATTTCCGCCGGAAATAGTCGTCGACGGCTGAATCGAGTTTGATCCGATTGCCGGTGAAAGCGACTCCATTCGTCAAGCAAAAGTTTCAAAGAATAGTCTAGAATGAGTTCCTTTTTGTATAAAGAGGGGGAAAAagggaagaagaaaaaaaactcaagaatgattttccctttatttttgGAACATTTCCATTTTTAGTGGAATTTAATAGTAGCTTCTCGCAAAAAGTGACTTTTAAGTAGCCTCCCGTTTAGTAAAGAGAGACTGCGATGATTTGAATTTGCGAAGAAGAGATATGTTGATGTCTTAACACGAGCAGGGTCGTCTCGATCACAAAATCACTAAAGCAACTGCTTGGAGTTTCAAATTTTGTAGGGttctcatttttttctaaagaatatatatatatatatatatagagagagagagagagagtatttagttattttatttgatatggaGGTTATTGTAATAATTGAGCaattgaataatattttattaattgttgtatattttttttaacatgCCTACCTATTTTGttaacttatttatattttggtgattatcATGAACCCACATTATAATTCTTAtatttacatttttattttcccaatcaatttttattatctcattattGAATATTCTAACGTCTATATACGGTTAAACCTTTTGCATTAtgcaaaatttattattttgtgtttatcaaaagatcaaatttattttttgatgtattctttaaattttaagcaCTGCAACAAATTCACACTAGTATCAttatataaactttttaaattttgggctttcttcattgaatattttcattgttaacattGTTATTTCATAAGGTCTACGTGCATTCTACCTTCTCGAGACTTCACTTGTAGGATTACATTGAATATgttataattattcaatttacatatgacaactaaaagaaaaaagtcTCTCTATGAAGTTTCGCTTTAGGCCTCTGAACTTGTTGAGATGACCCTGATAAGGAGAGGTGAGAGATTGAATATTTTGAGgttgaagagaagaagaaatatgtCGAAAAATAAGAATTGGATAGATGTGAATAAATATGACATGACATATTTTCAGCTTATCAAAGATACGACTTTAAATAGAAGGGCATGGAGGTTGCAGAAAAGAGTAGACGGTTAATATGTAGTTGAGAATTGTTATTAATAGACTATTCATATATTTAGCTTGGTAGTAGATAAAACATCTAGTCGGTTGTAGTATTAGTCTATTCATGTAGTAGGTGGTTTATTTGTGTTTAGGTGATTACACATTCTTCTTCTTGTTGAGGTACCTTGCATTTATGCTACTTATCATGTTTTTCTccactataattatttttttatttactacTTTAATTTGCTTGATTCGAGGatcttttgaaaataatttatctatCTCGAAGAGGAGAACTATAATCAAGATTATCTAAGGGAAGGGGAAAaataaaccaaaccaattttGGCGCTACTATATGCTAAGTTAGTTGTTCATCGAGGCTTCGATCACTGTCTGATTCTATTAGAAAAGCCAATGATAAACAATAACTCTCCCATGAACTTCTACGTAAGATAAATAGTCTCGCAATTGTGGTATAAAATTGAATACTACTATTTCTTCATTTTCGTTTGTATGATAATTGAgaccaggttgaattttcttggattcttcaatagtagcatccgtaacgacctagggaacgacctcagtaaccccggcggtgacttagaaaggtttaggagcattttattggtgaagcaatagaaattaggcgattttgacagtttttcatgtgtgttagcccacagattttttaggtggcgggggtcagggtcgaattttcctggattcttccatagtagcgtcagttacgacctagggaatgacttcagtagctccggcggtgctttaaaggggtttaagagcattttattggggaaacaataggaattatgcatttttttctagtttttgtGTGTGGtagcccacagactttttaggtgccgggtgttcgggtcgaattttcttggattcttccatagtagcctccgtaatgacctagggaatgactccagtagctccgacggcgctttagaggggtttaggagcattttattggcaacgcaataggaattagacaattttgccagtttttcgtgtgtgttagcccacagattttttaggtgtcgggggtctgggccgaattttcttagattcttctatagtagcatccgtaatgacctggaaaacaaatctagtagctccggcggcgctttagaggggtttaggagcattttattagcgatgcaatagaaattaggcaattttctagtttttcgtgtaagttaacccacaaattttttaggtgtcggggatccgggtcaaattttcttggattcttccatagtagcgtccgtaacgacttagagaatgacttcagtagccccgacggcgctttagaggagtttaagagcattttattggcgacgcaaagGAATTatgctattttgccagtttttcatgtgtgttagcccacagaatttttaggtgctgggtgtccggatcgaattttcttagatgcttctatagtagcatccgtaacgacctagggaacgactccagtagccccggcggtgctttagaagggtttaggagcattttattagcgacgcaataggaattaggcgatattgccagtttttcatgtgtgttagcccacagatatttttatgtgccgggggttcagattaaattttcttgggttcttccattgtagcatccgtaacgacctagggaatgactccagtagccccgacgatgctttagagcggtttaggagcattttattggcgacgcaataggaattaggcgattttgctagtttttcgtgtgtgttaacccacagttttattaggtgccgggggtctgtgtcaaactttcttggatttttccatagtaacgtctgtaacaatctagggaacgacttcagtagccccgatggtggtttagagggtttaagagcattttattggcgacgcaataggaattagacaattttgctagtttttcgtgtgtgttagcccacagactttttaggtgccgggggtctgggtcgaattttgttggattcttccatagtagcatccgtaacgacctagggaacgacctcagtagccctggcggtgcttttgaggggcttaggagcattttattggcgacgcaataggaattagacgattttgccagtttttcctgtgtgttagcccacagattttttaagtgccaggggtccgggttgaattttcttggattcttccattgtagcatccgtaacgacttagggaacgacttcaatagccccgacgt
This Solanum dulcamara chromosome 1, daSolDulc1.2, whole genome shotgun sequence DNA region includes the following protein-coding sequences:
- the LOC129898038 gene encoding ATP-dependent 6-phosphofructokinase 5, chloroplastic-like, yielding MESLSPAIGSNSIQPSTTISGGNELLIGSIKSIKFTPVAYRKMRMRVVAQASNAVVSNKIDFSDPNWKIKYQREFEARFNTPHITDVFPYSVSYPSTFCLKMRTPITEDFAQGYPSDEEWHGYINNNDRVLLKTINYSSLTSAGAECIDPDCTWVEQWVHRAGPREKIYFKPEEVKAAIVTCGGLCPGLNDVIRQIVITLEIYGVKQIVGIPFGYRGFSNLDLAEMPLSRKVVQNIHLSGGSLLGVSRGGPKVSDIVDSIQERGINMLFVVGGNGTHAGANAIHDECRRRRMQVAVVGVPKTIDNDIMLMDKTFGFDTAVEEAQRAINSAYIEAHSAYHGIGIVKLMGRSSGFIAMHASLASGQIDICLIPEVSFNLHGPHGVLQHLKYLLETKGSAVICVAEGAGQDFLEKTNAKDASGNTVLGDIGVHIQQQIKKYFKEIGVTTDVKYIDPTYMIRACRANASDGILCTVLGQNAVHGAFAGYSGITVGICNTHYVYFPIPEVIAQPKVVDPNSRMWHRCLTSTGQPDFL